One Ignavibacterium sp. DNA segment encodes these proteins:
- a CDS encoding sigma 54-interacting transcriptional regulator, producing the protein MNQVLLKIITAFSIILFLVIFYSFFRDADLTISNSFNKIIGERQPDSSIIIIHITDNDIQQIGPWPIKRSYYALLLQYLDQLETKKVGFEIFLSAKFASQSVYDRVLQKELEKFDSLVLSSVAGDIKENDNQYFTDSLSLPSPKLLNSSINSGHTNFIREFGIKIPLSIRYGNNSEKAFSLNLFDKNIERPDIKINFISNWNRFTNYSFIEFLQMVQSKNSQLNLFKHKIVLIGISDRQLSSGISTTFDDVIPGVALHAFALDNLINNRFILDEYYDFSIPVFIIFSLALIFIFRNTRLHWKLITVLSLLFLLLTISRILNIELAYTYFLIPALAQIVVEVYYKTKESRAVISGYFNETEVLKNLLVKYEKQLFQLEKEMDLTANGDSSLLLGKIRELKNSLAILKKSEEDLKETILESNANFNNFYGIVYKSPKMQLVVDLIKKAAPTDATILITGESGTGKELAARAIHQLSKRSEQKFVAVNCAALTESLLESELFGHVKGAFTGAYNNKLGKFELADKGSIFLDEIGETSENFQVKLLRVLQSGEFDKVGSENTSKVDVRIIAATNKDLMKLINENKFREDLYYRLNVINIHIEPLRDRKEDIEVLISYFLTEEEIKYQISLAAKDVLINHDWKGNVRELESTLKRAKVFCQTDNRILIQLNDLPKELVQTGKHGFEEMVLESLRSKRFSHSAINETAKELGNVSRTLISENFRGYSLKLYSETNYDIEKAVNIISQTSDVDVNIKVKSKLETWLANIKKDVDKCKSKDFDVVKSELISKYKNLPQKYHAYLDLVIKELLNKH; encoded by the coding sequence ATGAATCAAGTTCTACTCAAAATAATTACTGCTTTCTCAATTATTCTATTTCTTGTCATTTTCTATTCATTTTTTAGAGATGCTGACCTAACAATTAGCAATTCTTTCAATAAAATTATAGGGGAGAGACAACCTGACTCTTCAATTATTATTATTCATATAACCGACAATGATATTCAGCAGATTGGACCCTGGCCAATTAAAAGAAGTTATTATGCTTTGCTACTTCAATATTTGGATCAATTGGAAACTAAAAAAGTTGGGTTTGAAATATTTTTAAGTGCAAAGTTTGCTTCTCAGTCTGTTTATGATCGAGTTCTTCAAAAGGAATTAGAAAAGTTTGATAGCTTAGTTTTGAGTTCTGTTGCTGGAGATATTAAAGAAAATGATAATCAATATTTTACTGACTCCTTGAGCTTACCTAGTCCAAAATTATTAAATAGCAGTATAAATTCAGGGCATACTAATTTTATTCGTGAGTTTGGAATTAAAATTCCCTTAAGTATCAGATATGGCAATAATTCCGAAAAAGCCTTTTCTTTGAATCTGTTTGATAAAAATATTGAAAGACCGGATATAAAAATAAACTTTATTTCTAACTGGAATAGGTTTACTAATTATTCTTTTATAGAATTTCTTCAGATGGTACAATCGAAAAATTCTCAACTGAATTTGTTCAAGCATAAAATAGTTTTGATAGGAATCAGTGACAGACAACTCTCATCCGGTATCTCTACAACTTTTGACGATGTCATTCCAGGTGTTGCATTGCATGCTTTTGCTCTTGATAACTTAATTAATAACAGATTTATCTTAGATGAGTATTATGATTTTTCAATCCCTGTATTTATAATATTTTCATTAGCACTAATTTTTATATTCAGAAATACAAGATTGCACTGGAAATTAATTACAGTTCTCTCTCTTTTATTTTTATTACTTACAATTAGCAGGATTTTAAATATTGAACTCGCTTACACTTATTTTCTGATTCCTGCTTTAGCTCAGATTGTTGTGGAAGTTTATTATAAAACAAAAGAAAGCAGGGCAGTAATCAGCGGATACTTTAATGAAACTGAAGTCTTAAAAAATCTGCTGGTAAAATATGAGAAACAATTATTTCAGCTGGAAAAAGAAATGGATCTAACTGCAAACGGAGATTCAAGTTTGCTTTTGGGTAAAATCCGGGAACTAAAAAACAGTTTAGCCATTTTAAAAAAATCTGAGGAAGATCTTAAAGAAACAATCCTTGAAAGCAATGCAAACTTCAATAATTTTTATGGGATAGTTTATAAATCACCTAAGATGCAATTGGTTGTTGATTTGATAAAGAAGGCTGCACCAACCGATGCAACAATATTAATAACAGGTGAAAGCGGAACAGGTAAAGAATTAGCTGCAAGAGCTATTCATCAACTAAGTAAAAGAAGTGAACAGAAATTTGTAGCTGTAAATTGTGCTGCCTTAACTGAATCTTTGCTTGAAAGCGAATTGTTCGGACATGTAAAAGGAGCATTTACAGGAGCCTATAATAATAAACTGGGTAAGTTTGAACTCGCGGATAAAGGTTCGATCTTTTTGGATGAGATTGGAGAAACTTCTGAAAATTTTCAGGTTAAATTACTTCGTGTTTTACAATCGGGTGAGTTTGATAAAGTCGGCTCTGAAAATACTTCTAAAGTTGATGTTAGAATAATTGCTGCAACAAATAAAGATTTGATGAAGTTAATCAATGAGAATAAATTTAGAGAAGATCTTTACTACAGATTAAATGTAATCAACATACATATAGAACCGCTGAGAGACAGAAAGGAAGATATAGAGGTATTAATAAGTTATTTCCTGACAGAAGAAGAAATTAAATATCAAATATCTTTGGCGGCTAAAGATGTATTAATAAATCATGATTGGAAAGGAAATGTTCGTGAGCTCGAATCAACATTAAAAAGGGCAAAGGTCTTCTGCCAGACTGATAATCGTATATTAATCCAACTAAATGATCTTCCCAAAGAGCTAGTACAAACAGGAAAACATGGTTTTGAAGAAATGGTACTTGAATCACTCAGAAGTAAAAGATTTTCACATTCTGCAATTAACGAAACTGCTAAGGAGCTAGGGAATGTCAGCAGAACATTGATATCAGAAAATTTCAGGGGTTATTCGCTTAAATTATATTCTGAGACTAATTATGATATTGAAAAAGCTGTAAATATTATTTCACAAACAAGTGATGTGGATGTAAATATTAAAGTTAAATCAAAACTTGAAACCTGGCTGGCAAACATTAAAAAAGATGTTGATAAATGTAAATCAAAAGATTTTGACGTTGTAAAGTCGGAATTAATTTCAAAGTATAAAAACCTGCCTCAAAAATATCACGCATATCTTGATCTTGTTATTAAAGAACTTCTAAATAAACACTAA